Sequence from the Bubalus kerabau isolate K-KA32 ecotype Philippines breed swamp buffalo chromosome 17, PCC_UOA_SB_1v2, whole genome shotgun sequence genome:
gaaacaaaaagcaaaacaatttgTCTTACTATACTTGGGGCCTTTAGGGCTGATTATAAACTTGTCTAGAGAACTGGAAATTTCTTCCGGACAGGGGCAGGTCActtctcccttttcccttcaCCCCCAGCCCATGTCTAGGCCCCTTTCTTCCTGCCTGGGTCTCTGGGTGCTCCAGCTTCCTTCTAGGCCCCTAGCCTCCAGTCTTACCATCTCCACTCCTAGAAggcagcctccctccctccctggaagGGCACAAAGCCCTTCCACAGCTCCCCAGAGCCCTCAGGACAGTCCACCTTCCTTCACAGggtcccctcccccccccccccccccccagccatGCCCTGTGTCGGGCTCCTGGCCACCTGGGAAATGAGTGGCCACATTTGCCACTTCTCTGTCAAGTATTTGCAGGTCCCTGAAAAGAACATCTCTTCATTTCACTTTTGGGCCCAGGCACAAGCTATTTTCTCTTCTCATCAAGAAACTTCCTCGACAGCACTCAGGGGTTCCCTCCTCTAGACAAGCCCCTGAGACCCCCTACTCCTGGGGCACCAACTCCCTCTAGACTCCCTCCCGATGGCTCTGACCTGTCTGGACTGTGACTGTCTGGTGGAGGGAGCATCTGTTTCTCCCACTGGATGAGGTGCTCTCAAGGAGCAGGAGCTTTCTGCGTTGCCGAAGGCACACAGCCACTGAAGGCGTCCAAATAGGGAGCTGAAGCAGACTGTCTGCCCTTAAGAAAATGGGAAACCCCAagagatgactgaagtgatgtGGGGAGAGGTGGTTGGGTGAGACCACGGGTGGGAGGGATAGGCCATGGGACCCTACCGGTCCTTGTGCAGCTTCAGGAGCCTCTTCACGTCCTCTCTGCTCCCGGGGGCTGGGCCGGCCCTCTCCAAGGCCTCCTTCAGGAGCTGACTCTTCTCTAGGCCGAAGACATGAGGGGGAGCAAACCCAGTGGTAGGGGGTGGCGgcagtgggggtggtgggggaacaGAGGCCTGGAAACTCGAGGGTGGGAAAGCTAATTCGGGGAGATttaggggaaggggaggaagtgGAATACTAAGGGCCTGGGATGCAGGGGTTTCGGGAGGAGGAATTGGTGGCTCTAAAGGAGGAGAACATGGAGAAATCATTTTGGGGTCTGTGACTTAGGCTGAAAGATCGAGAATGGGAGAGGGGGACAGATCCTCCAAAATGTGGTCAGAGGGATGGAGAGTCTGACGGTCTTAGAGCTGAATTCCTGATCTGGGAGCTGAAGTTGGGATTGTAAAAAAAAACAGGGCTAAAATCTGGAACCTTGGGAGCAGGGATTGAAGCTGACGCAAATGACAAGGAATCTGAGGGCTAAGGGGTCCTTTAATGTGCAAACAGATCTGTGGTATAGAGTTGGGATGCAAAGCTCCAGGTGTGAGGCTTAGGAGTTAACTTCTTATCCTGGGTTAGTTTAGAAACTTGGGAAATTATGGGACACGAAAGCCCAGGCCTGGGGCAAGGCACCTAAAGCGTGGGATTTAGGATCCCTGGGCTAAAAACTGGGAGAATTTAGAATAGATCCCACCCCCTCGCATCTCAGACCCGAGTTTGGAACCTTAGAGCTGACCTTTGAGTCAGAGGTCAAAAGGACACTTGGCAGGGAAAATAGCCTAGTTGTGGAGAAAGTCCTGAAATCGGGGCGCAACAGGAAGTCTTGTGGGCTGGAGAAGGATCACAGATTGGAGGCCGTTGGAAGCCCCCATACGGCTTGGGGTAACAGGGCCGGGCAATAAAACGCGCCTACCCTTCCCGCAAAATGGCTGCCGCAGCTTACAGCCTTTCCCAAATCCCGCGGTAAGATTAGCAACTCAAGTCCGCCCCTTTAACGATCACGTGACAGAGAGGGGCTGCGAAAGAAAGGCCTTGGACGAGACTGCCGCAAGAACCGAGTCCCGATTGGCAAGAGGCGCGTGAGGGGGCGCGGCCTTCACGGATTGGTCCGTAGTCGCGTGCGCCGCAAAagggtttgcaggggctgggcggAGTTTTTCTGCTGAGGCGGGAACCCAATTGCCGTTTTTATTGGCAAAATCTGGGTCCGGGAGCTAGCCTTACTCTGATTGGCCAAGCTACCAAGTTTCCGCGCAGGGGTTGGCTTGTAGATACACAAAGGCGGGTCCAGAGGAGGAAGTTTTGTGGTCGGCACTCAGCAGCGTAGCAGGCACCGCTTGCGGGAGCTGAGTCTGTTTCGGTGAGTATTCTTGGACACAGGCGGCCGTAGGCGCCTAGCGGCGGAGCGCGTGACACCCGGGCTTTCCTGCGCTTCGTGTAGTGGGAACTATTTTTTTTCTGCGCGAGGCCAGGTTTCGGCAAAGTCGTCCCGCTTGCCTTAACTGGCTCTTACATCCGGGCCATTTCTCCTGGGCCGGCCTTTGAGCGCGTGGGCCAGTGGGAATCGCTACCTAGGCCGCTCCGCCTACTAAGTCGAGTAGAGCATCCTGGGACTCGTAGTAAACCTCACGAGATTTCCCTCACCACGCGGGGAGGAGAAGCTGTGTGCTGCGTTTGCTTTGTTTTCCGAGCCGTGCTTCCCTCTTCCCTCGTCTTTACCTTACTTGACTTTCTCTTGGAAGGAAGATCCTTCAGCAGCCCGCGTTAGGACAAAAGGATTTTCAGAAACCCAGGACTGAGTGGGACTTTTTCGTTCTTTCAGCCCTACCTCAGCAACTTAGTCCATGGCAGTTCCCGAGACCCGCCCCAACCACACTATTTATATCAACAATCTGAATGAGAAGATCAAGAAGGATGGTGAGTTTTCGGGATAGTCCGGACACCAGGCTATCCCGCACCAGCCTGCCCCCTCTTCTGTCCCCAGCATCCATGTCTCTTCCTCAGCCTTCTCCAGCCAAACTCTTTTAAGTTCGGTCTTTGCACAGGCAGTGCCTTTGatatttcctcattttctctTACACTTTTACCGTTATTCTGGTAACTTGCTCGTCTTTCAGGGTTTCAGCCTCAGGAGCCTCCAGAATGTCTCCCCCTTCCCTTTTCCACCCACGTGCCTGCCTCTGAGTTCCTAAAACCCTGAACCTCCCCAGTCAAGTCCTGATCTGGCTGTCAGGGGACTCTCTCTTTCCTGGCCTTTGAGCTCCAGGAGGGTAAGAACTGCCTAAGAACTGCAACTGTTGGTCTCTGTCATGCCCTCAAGTGATTAACCCACAGTGAAAAcgtttcatttcaaaataaagtgaaatgaaCCATGATGGTGGGTAACACTGGGTACCAGGTGCTGATGTATAAATAATGGTTACATTTAACTTTCACAGCAACCCTGCAGGAAGGACCTGTTGTTCCCATTTCTCAGAATAGAAACTGAGACTCCAGAGGGATGTGATTTGCCCAAGGCATACAGCAGGGAAACGTGCTTGAGACCACTATATGGAATTCTGATTAAGAACTCGATTCTAGATAtgacatagttttcttttttcttgagcaAGTTATCACTTTTTATTGAACTTCTTGTTTTTATGTATATAGGAAAGCTGGGCAAAATCTGTGCGCAGATGTTATGGGGAATATATGAGCTAAActtccatgctttttttttttaatgctgcctAGCCGTTAGTAAGGGTTGGATATAAGTGTTAGCTCTTATTAGCTCCTCAAGAAAACTGTTAGGAGAACTGAAGGAGCTTGCTGGCATTAAGTTGAGGTTACCGATAAAGTTGCTATTGAAGACAGTAAACAAGCCATGTAAATCCCTCATATACTGTTAGAGCATTGTGCCGGGCCAGTTCTCTGTGGAGCTGCGGACACAGTGGTGACTGAGACAGTCCTGGTCCTGACTTCATGGAACCACAGTCTAGTAGAGATGACAGATCTGCTCCCAGACAGTGATAGCCCAGAGTAGCCATGGCCATAATTGGGGGAAGTTGAGGCATAGTAGTCAAGGCTGGGATTGGGCACTTGGACAGAGGTATTCAGGTTCATAGAACAGGAGACATTTTGGGAAAGCCTACCAGGTAGGGGAAGCAGCATCTGTGTTACAATGAGGGAGACGAGTGACTAATCTGGACCAGCATGTGCAAGTGTCCAGGGGCAAAAGAGAGCCCAGGGCACTCTGGGAACCACATGTACTGCAGTTTTGGGTGCCTGAGACTTAGAGGCTGGTGATTCATGGAGAACATTTCAGGCAAGCAGTGCACTCTGGCTCCTGATGCCTTGAGGGCTGGGTGGGGTGTTTTACTTCATCCTGAGGGCTTTGGGGAGCCAGGCAAGGGATGCAGCTAATTGTGAAAGATCTTTCCAGCTGTGGAGGGTGAACTTGGTGGGCAAGAAAGGAGACTGGGGAGAGGCCCAGCACCCAGGGGAATGACTCAGGCCCACACTTGGCCTTCAGCCTATGGGGATGGCAGGTGGAGACAAATCTCAGAAATGCCTTCAGAATTTTTGGCTATTTGCTTCCCTCTTTACCCGATCCCCCTTTTCTTTCCTACTGTCTTATTGACTGGGTATCTTAAGCTCAGGTACCTTCTTTGCATAAGACTGGTACCCTTTCCTGGCTGTCCATTTGCTAGGGAGGTTTGGTAGTCCTGGGTTCAGACGGACTTGGGTCCTGGGCCAGTGACAGATCCTCTGAGAGCCTCTGTCCACATTAATAAAATTGGGGCAGTTATAATTGCTAACTCATGGAGTAGAGGTAAAAATTCAGTGACATTATTCCCAGAAATCATTTAATGCTGTGTTTATTCAGGCAAATGTATTTGGAGATTTGTGTGCTGGCAACTGTACTGttcattagggttttttttttttttttttttttggctcacaCCAAGGGgtttatgggattttagttccctgaccagggattgagcctggacCCTTGTCAATAagagcacagagttctaaccactggaccactagggagttCCCTGTGGGGATATGGAATAAACAAATAGGATAGACTTACACCTCTTCAGAAACAGGACCaagcaaaaaggaaacaaacatgaTGTCAGGAGGTAGGAAGTGCCATGAAAGAAAAGCAAGCAGGTTCTCACTGTTGGGGGAATGACATGAGGGGGCTCTTATCCCAccagggtggtcagggaaggcctcggAGGTAACATCTCTGCTGAGTCCTGGGTGACTGGAACGAGGCAGCCATGTACACATCGGGAGAAAGTTGCTCCTAGTAGAGGGATCAGTCAGTGGAAAGGTCCTGAGGCAAGGTTGCTGTGATGAGCCTGAGAAAGGGCTGGGAGGCCAGTGTGGTTAGAGCCATAGGAGTGAAGATGGGGCATGGGGAGAGATGAGGTGGGAGAAGTCACCAGGGCCAGATCAGAGGGGCTTGTGTCAAGGTGCTGGAGACAAGGAGGGAAAGTCCTTGCATTTAtcgagcatttactatgtgccctCTGTATGTGTGACTCGTGTTCCCCTGCAGCGACCTTGTGGGGTAGGTATCCTGACTGTTGACCTGCTACAGAGTCAACGCACACGACCACCTGAGTGGTTCTAGACTGCTGATGGTACTGTTCAGTACTCTGTCAATGGGCTGATGGTTTCTCTTGTGGGCTGCATTTCCTCTGAAAAGCGGAGCTCCAGCGCCAGGATGTGATACCCCGGCCTGCAGTCACCCCTGGGTCTTTTCTCTCCCTACTGCAGAGCTGAAGAAGTCCCTGTATGCCATCTTCTCCCAGTTTGGCCAGATCCTGGATATCCTGGTGTCACGAAGCCTGAAGATGAGGGGCCAGGCCTTTGTCATCTTCAAGGAGGTCAGCAGTGCCACCAACGCCCTGCGTTCCATGCAGGGCTTCCCCTTCTACGACAAGCCCATGGTGAGCACCGGGTGTGGAGGCTGTGGGTGTGTGCCCGCGCCACGTGTTGCAGGCTGGATGGGTCTGGGCTACTGTCACCTGTAGTCCACAGCCTTAGGGATGGGAGTTCCTCCTGTTGGTCCTCCATATCCACTGTTCACTGTACTGGGGCAGTGGAGACACAGCAATCACGGgaagtcccagctctgcccttgTAGACCCACAGTGCCGCTGGAGAGAGACACCTGTCTCCAGGTGGCGACGACCCGAGGGGTCAGGGCTGGGACAGGCGAATGcacagaactcagggagcctACTCTCCCCCAGTCTGGGAGTTTGTGGGGGAGCCTTTCTGGATGAATAAGAGTTGGAGAAGAGTAGCTGAGAAAGACAAACTAAGAATGGGAGATAACCAGGAACCTGTGTAACTGAGGAAGTGAGTCAAGTTCATTCGGCAGAAGTGAAGGGTGGGAGATGGTGGGGTGGGCGTGGCCTGGAGAGTTGTCAGAAGTCAGGCTAAGGAGCTGATCCTGAAGGTGGACTTGACTCCAAGGTTGCCGGCAAACCATGGAAGGATTAGGGAGATGCCTGTGGCTGTTGGGGAGGATGGATTCAGTTGTGGGAGATGGGGTTCAGTTGTGATGGTGAGGCTGGGTCAGGGTCCCAGGTCTGGTATAAGGGGAGAGTTCATCTAGGATCAGGGGTTACAGTGATGGCTATCACTGGGTACCAGGTGCTGATGTATAAATCGTGGTTACATGGGGCCATGGGATGGGAGGAAGTGGGTTACAGATGTTCAGTAGGCCTTGAACAGACAGGGGTTCTGTTGTTCAGAGTCCCTGCGCTGATCCAGAATTCCTGCCATATCAATCAGTTCTCTTTCCCTCTGTCAGTTCTTCGAGTTTCACCTGATTGGAATATGCCTCCCTGAACCAGTAGGGTGGTGACAGCAAGTGTCAGTGCCTGCAGGTCCCAGGCAGGTCTCTTCACATGAAGACATTGGCCCCAGGGGCACAGGGGCAGCCTGGTGCCCTCACCTCCTTCCAGAGGGGGCTGTTCTCTGACTCCTGCCTGTTGTGTCCTGTTGTGGGTATGTGAGCCCACAGTTGCCATGTCTTCCATTGCTTTTCTGGAGTAGCTGGAAATTCCCTTTTGAGGACTAAAAATCATAAATCATTTTATGTGGACCTTCCTCCCCTGCTTTTCTCTAACACCACTGCTTGAACTGTAGAAAGCGCTGAGCCACTGTGGGCTCTATCAGGGAATCCTGTCAACTCTACCTGGAAAACCTCcactgaaaacataaaattaaaaaacaaaaacacacacacacacacaaaaaaaacctccaaaaaaACCCTCCACTGATTCTTCCCACTCCTCCCCTGGTACCCGCCTAGTCCCAGCCGCGACCCTTCTCCCTGTTTTGaccccctgctcctcccaggCCTCTCTCTATCCCATGGTCACAGCGCTCCTTGGGAGTCACAAGTGAGAGCTCGTCATCCCCCTGCTTATAATACTCTTTTGACTCCCGGCTTGCTCAGGAAAAGACAAAGTCCCAAGGCCCCCTGTTAGCTCTGTGATGTCACCTCCCTCCTCAGCCACGTAGGCCTCACTGCTGTTGCTTGAACACACCCCATACGCTAGCTCTTCTGGCTCTTCCTTTGCTAGAACGCTTTTTTCCCTAGATGCCTgcatgcctccctccctccctgtctttACGCCAGCATTCTCTCCCTGAGGTCTTTCTGGCTGCACTCTGAAAATTTCACTTCTTCTCAACTCCTCACCTCCCCTTCCCCTGTTGGTTCACTTTTTGATCTCTGTCATATCTTCCCCAGCGAACTAATGCCAAGAGGGCGGGGCTTTTGTGTGATTGGCTCATTGCTGAATCCTCGGAGCAAATTTGGGTGCTCTGTAAACCACTGACTGAGATTTAGTTTGGAGACTCGGTCTCGTGTGCGATGGAAACCCCCCAATATAGTGCTCCCGTCCTGGCCTTGTTTCCTTGTACCCTGAGTGATGCTTGGGGCTGTCCCATCTTCCTATCAGAATCCCAGCATCCATTCCTGAGAGCTTGCTGCATGCCAGGCAGTGTCTAGAGCACGTTTTAGCTCCTGGTCGTCCTTTGAAGTGGGAAATACCTCAGtacccatttgacagatggggaCATTGAGGCCAAGGGATTTCTATGATGTTTCTCACCAAGCTCCAGGCAAGGTCTGATTTTGGCTCCTAAGTCCAGTCTCCTTCACCCTCTACTCTCTGTTGGGCAGCGCATCCAATACGCCAAGACCGACTCGGATATCATTGCCAAGATGAAGGGCACCTTTGTGGAGCGGGACCGCAAGCGGGAGAAGAGGAAGCCCAAGAGCCAGGAGACTCCAGCTGCCAAAAAAGCCGTGCAGGGAGGGGCGGCCGCCCCTGTGGTGGGCACTGTGCAAGGGCCTGTCCCGGTAAGCCAGGGCCCACAGACGCAGCCCTCTCCCCACCAGGTCTTCCTCAGCCTCGTGGGCTGGTGCGGGGGTGCAGTAGGGAGAGGTATCCTCTTAGAGATCCAGGCATTCCCCCCACTTCCATTTTTCTTGTGGAGCTTGTGTGCCTATCTATAGGGGGGTGAGCATATGAGTGATGGTACCTCCACTTGGAAACGTCTGATGTCTATGCCTCTCTGCCAGTTTTTCAGGACCTTTTTCTGTGTGTctcagtctttttgtttttttctctccttgaCCTTGATTTTGCTGTGTCTTCTAAAGTCAGTGTTTGTGTGGCAAATCCAGAGGAAACCACTAACCAGCTATTAGGATTGAAAAGAATTTCATTTAACAAGGTCACCAGATCAGtatggaaaagtcagttttatttCTGTACATTAGCAACGAACAAGGATACTTCAAACTGAAAAACACCTCCAAGGAAAGTGTGCAAGGCCGCCCACTGAAGTGATAGAACATGGCTGAGAGAAATTTGGAGacttagtactcttgcctagaaaatcccatggatggagaagcctggtaggctgcagtccatggggtcacgaagagtcagacataactgagcgacttcactttcacttttcactttcatgcattggagaaggaaatggccacccactccagtgttcttgcctggagaatccagggacgggggagcctggtgggctgccatctctggggtcgcacagagtcggacacgactgaagcgactcagcaacagcagcagcagcagcagtgctattAAGATGTCATTTCTCTCCAAACTGGTTTAAAGAGTCAGCTCTGTTCAGTCAGAATCCCGAGAGGGATTTGTGGGGACAGACAGGCTGTCTGCAAATGTTTGTGATGGCAAAGCTGGGGCCTGTTGTTCAGGAATGGTATGGCGTTGGCCTGAGGATGGGAAGATGGACCAGTGGGACAGAGTAGAGTCCAGAAACATGCACGTGTGTATGTGGTCGTTCTGTATATGACCGAGGTATCGCTGCTCTCCAGTGGTGAAAGGGCTTTTTCCCCTAGTAAATCGTACTGGACCAATTGGATATTTGTAAGAGGAGAAAATTAAGCCCTGACTTGGCTACATATAAGTTAATTTGAGATAAACGGTAGACTTGAATGTGTCAGCTCCAGTAATCAGAGTtcttgaagaaaacagaaaaatgtcttTATGACCTTGGTGAGGCCATAAGAGTAGAAACATCCTGTTTTCTAAACAAGATACAGAAAGCATAAAGTACtaaagaaaagatgaatgaatTGTACCCACTCTGGTCTCCGAACCTTCCGATGGGTTGTCTTGTGTCGGTGTCTGTGTCTGGGTTAAGCTGCCCCACTTTTAAACCTCTCCGCTCTTACTGTGCCCAGCTTTCCATCCAACTTTGACTCTTCACATGGGGTTCAGCTCCTGTCTCCCCTGGGAGCATGTGCTTTTTGCCTTCAGCCTCTCTCCGTTCCCCTTGCTGTCACCCCTTCCTGTGTCTTTGCATCAGCCCTGACCATCCCCATCCACCTCTGCCTTTCACCGTCTGTTCTCTGGGCCTGTTTCTTTCTCCATATagtctgtttgtttatttggctgtgttgggtcttagttgcggcatgcgggatcCTCCTGTTTTGACGCACCAACTttccagttgtggtgtgcagccttagctgctctgcagcacgtgggatcttagttcccagatgagagatcaaacctgcgtccctgcattgcaaggcagattcttaaccactggaccagggaagtccccattaaGTTTTAAAGCAGTACAGCATGCTGCTTATAGTGTTTATTTCCACCCCTTTTAGttgataatgtttttatttttctcctagtcttttttttttcccagtaggcCCCCAACTTTGTTCATATGTCTACAAGCAAAATTAGGCCATTCTaattgttctttcctttttagggggtgggggggcccACACTGAGTGAtgtgtagaatcttagttccctttccagggattgaacctgttcctcctgcagtggaagcaccaagttctaaccactggacggcTAGGGAAATTCCTCTAACcaatttttatatgttaaaaaagtttctatttatttttaagtctttctaATTTGATGTCCCCTGTGACCTTGGGCCTGATCTGCTCCATCCATCCCTCTTTGGatgcttttcttgccttttccaggtcTGGATCTTTTTTCTCTGTGTCGCACACCTGGGGTTTCCTGTAACAgccttttctcctttctgcttCCTCCCAACACTGAAAGCACACCTCCTCCCACCTGCTGGTGCCCCTCtcagccctgccctcctctccccgTAGGGCATGCCGCCGATGACTCAGGCGCCCCGCATCATGCACCACATGCCGGGCCAGCCCCCCTACATGCCGCCGCCGGGCATGATCCCGCCTCCAGGCCTGGCGCCTGGCCAGCTCCCACCGGGGGCCATGCCGCCACAGCAGCTTATGCCGGGGCAGATGCCACCTGCCCAGCCTGTAAGTGTCTGGTCCTCCTGGGGTCTGGTATAGTCAGGAGACAGGAATGGCAGGCAGGGCGCTGTTTTAGGTTGGGTGGTCTGGGCAGGCCTCCCCGAGGAGGTACTGTTGGAGGATGAAGATTTAGCAGTGGCGTCAGGCCCTGGGACAGAGGAATTGGTGTGTTTGCTGGAGCAGGTCAAGGGGAGGCTGGAGTGGGGGTGGGCTGCACCTCGGTTCACTCTGAACTTCTGCTGAGCACCCACTCATGGGTGCAACTGTGCTCCCTTGTGGCTTACAGTCTAGGACACAGTAGGGTAGACAGGCAACAACACCGGGTCTGTTAGGTGAAAGACTAGAAAGAATTCAAGCAGGGCGGGGCTGGAGGGCAGGAGGGCCATAGATCCCTGACCAGACTTATGGTCTCCCGTTGCTCTCCTGCAGCTTTCAGAAAATCCACCAAATCACATCTTGTTCCTTACCAACCTGCCGGAAGAGACCAATGAGCTCATGCTTTCCATGCTTTTCAACCAGTAAGTGGGGCCTGTGGCTGGGCTGGGCCTAGAGGGTGGTGGCCGCGAGGTGGCACCACAGGGACAAGCCTCATGGTTCTGTTCGTGGAGCCCGAGCCTGTGCAGGCGGGGACAGCGCCTGGAGGCCAGAAGGAGGAGGCTGAGGCCGGCCCTGCAGCGGCCGGGCGTGGACGTCAGCAGTGGCCAGGA
This genomic interval carries:
- the SNRPA gene encoding U1 small nuclear ribonucleoprotein A; this translates as MAVPETRPNHTIYINNLNEKIKKDELKKSLYAIFSQFGQILDILVSRSLKMRGQAFVIFKEVSSATNALRSMQGFPFYDKPMRIQYAKTDSDIIAKMKGTFVERDRKREKRKPKSQETPAAKKAVQGGAAAPVVGTVQGPVPGMPPMTQAPRIMHHMPGQPPYMPPPGMIPPPGLAPGQLPPGAMPPQQLMPGQMPPAQPLSENPPNHILFLTNLPEETNELMLSMLFNQFPGFKEVRLVPGRHDIAFVEFDNEVQAGAARDALQGFKITQNNAMKISFAKK